Within the Ochrobactrum sp. Marseille-Q0166 genome, the region AATTTTATTAAATATTTATATTAAATAAAAACTTCTCTAAACCATTAGATACTTCCAAATAAAAAAAGCGCCCTGGAGGGAACCAGGGCGCCACGCGGCTTTTAAGGGGGAGAGGGAGGAAAAAGCCGCGCAACCGGGCCGTCAGACCTGGTTAGAGCGATCAGCGGACGGGAACTTAGCCCGCCCTACTGAAATTCACTAAGAGAGTCTTTGTCTGAAAACCGTTTTACGGTTTTCGGGATCGCTCTAAGGCAGATTACGCGCATCATCCGGCGTCATATACATCGGCATCATATTGGTATCGAGGTGATGCATGACCCAGATGGAACCAGCAAGCACGATCGCCAGAATGATAACCGTGAAAATGAGCGCCATAATATTCCACCCATTTTCCGACTTCGGATCAAGGTGCAGGAAATAAACCAGATGCACCACGATCTGAACGGCAGCCATACCGACAACAATTGCTGCGGTCGTCGCTGGCGTAAAGTATCCGTTCATCGCCAACATGAATGGAACGATGGTGAGAATGATCGCGAGAGCCAGACCAATCAGGTAGGACTTCAGGCTGCCATGTGCGGCTTGATCGTGTGTTTCGTGTCCAGAGCTCATCACAATACACCCAGCAGATAGACAAGGGTAAAGACGCCAATCCAGATGATGTCCAGGAAGTGCCAGAAGAGGCTCAAGCACATCACGCGCGTCCGGTTCTTTTCGGTCAGGCCATCACGCAGAAGCTGGGCGGAAAGCACCAGAATCCAAATGAGGCCAGAGGTAATATGCAGACCGTGTGTTCCAACCAGCGCAAAGAACGCCGAGAGGAATGCGCTGCGGCTTGGCCCTGCACCTTCAGCGATCAGATGATTGAATTCATAGATTTCCATCGCGAGGAACGCGAAGCCGAGCAGAAAAGTCACGGCCAACCAGAACAGAACACCTGCACGATTGTTCCTGAACATCGAGAGCGTCGCCAGACCATAAGTCAGCGACGACGCCAGCAGGATCATCGTTTCGGTCAAGACAAACTGTAGATCAAACAGTTCACGACCGGTCGGGCCACCTGCGAATTGATGTGCCAGAACAGCATAGGTTGCAAACAATCCCGAGAAGAGAACGCAATCGCTCATCAGGTAGATCCAGAAGCCGACCAGTGTGGTCGACCCGGAATCATGATGGTCTTCGTGAGCTGGGTGCTCGTTGCCGCCCTTGAAAGGGCCAACTTTATAATAAGTAGCGCTCATGGATCAGGCCTCCTGAGCATTCAGTTGCCGAGTATAAGCGTCTTCGACGCGTTGTACTTCATCGGCCGAGACATAATAGTCTCTGTCATTGTTAAAGGAATGAGCAATTGCGACAGCAAGAACGCCAACAGATGCAGCAATTGCCAGCCACCAGATGTGCCACACCAACGCAAAGCCCAGAGGAATGCAGAGCATACCAATGATGAAGCCTGTACCCGTATTCTTCGGCATGTGAATGCGGGCGAACTTTTCAGTACGACGAACATAGCCGTTCTGCTTCATATCCCACCAGCTGTCGTGATCACGAACATGTGGAACTTCTGCGAAGTTATAGAATGGTGGAGGCGAAGAAATCGACCATTCCAGCGTACGTCCCGAACCCCAGGAATCGCCATCAACGACGCGCAATTTCTCGCGATCACGAATGGAAATCATAATCTGGAGAACCTGGAAGATGATACCAAGCAGAATGATTGCAACACCAATAGCTGCAACGATCAGATAGATGTGCCAAGCTGGATTTTCTGTGTGGTTGAGACGACGGGTCATGCCCATCAGGCCGAGCACGTAGAGCGGCATGAATGCGAGAATGAAACCAACGAGCCAGCACCAGAATGCCTTACGACCGAGACCTTCATGCAGCTTGAAGCCGAATGCTTTTGGCCACCAGTAAATGAGACCGGCAAAGCAGCCGAACAACACGCCGGAGATGATCACGTTATGGAAGTGTGCGATCAGGAATACCGAGTTGTGCAGTACGAAGTCCGCAGGCGGAACGGCAAGCAGAACACCCGTCATACCACCGACAACGAAGGTACACATGAAGCCAATGGTCCAGTACATGGGTGTCGTGAACTGGATGCGGCCCTTATACATGGTGAACAGCCAGTTGAAGACCTTGGCCCCCGTCGGGATCGAGATGATCATGGTTGCGACACCGAAGAAGGCGTTGACACTTGCACCGCCACCCATGGTGAAGAAGTGGTGCACCCAGACGAGGAAGGAGAGAATGGTGATCGCAACGGTTGCGTAAACCATCGACTTATAGCCGAAGAGACGCTTCCCGGTGAAAGTTGCAACAACTTCAGAGAACACACCAAAGCATGGGAGAACCAGAATATAGACTTCCGGGTGTCCCCAGATCCAGATGAGGTTCACATACATCATCGGATTGCCACCAGCATCATTGGTGAAGAAGTGGAAATCCAGATAACGGTCAAGCGAGAGCAGAGCGAGCGTGACGGTCAGGATCGGGAACGCAGCCACGATCAGAACGTTCGAGCAAAGGGCCGTCCATGTGAAGACAGGAACTTCCATCATCGTCATGCCCGGTGCGCGCATCTTGATGATGGTGGTGATAAGGTTAACGCCCGACAAAAGCGTACCCATACCAGAAATCTGCAAAGCCCAGATATAGTAATCGACACCGACATCGGGGCTGAACTCAATACCTGAAAGCGGCGGATAAGCCAGCCAGCCAGTTTTTGCGAATTCACCGATACCGAGCGAAAC harbors:
- the cyoD gene encoding cytochrome o ubiquinol oxidase subunit IV, producing the protein MSSGHETHDQAAHGSLKSYLIGLALAIILTIVPFMLAMNGYFTPATTAAIVVGMAAVQIVVHLVYFLHLDPKSENGWNIMALIFTVIILAIVLAGSIWVMHHLDTNMMPMYMTPDDARNLP
- the cyoC gene encoding cytochrome o ubiquinol oxidase subunit III; its protein translation is MSATYYKVGPFKGGNEHPAHEDHHDSGSTTLVGFWIYLMSDCVLFSGLFATYAVLAHQFAGGPTGRELFDLQFVLTETMILLASSLTYGLATLSMFRNNRAGVLFWLAVTFLLGFAFLAMEIYEFNHLIAEGAGPSRSAFLSAFFALVGTHGLHITSGLIWILVLSAQLLRDGLTEKNRTRVMCLSLFWHFLDIIWIGVFTLVYLLGVL
- the cyoB gene encoding cytochrome o ubiquinol oxidase subunit I, with the translated sequence MFGKLTLEAIPYHEPIIMVTLTAVAGGALAILAAITYYKKWGPLWNDWLTSVDHKRIGVMYIILAFVMLFRGFSDAVMMRAQQAIASGANEGFLPPHHYDQIFTAHGVIMIFFVAMPFIVGLMNFAVPLQIGARDVAFPYLNSLSFWLTVAGAILINVSLGIGEFAKTGWLAYPPLSGIEFSPDVGVDYYIWALQISGMGTLLSGVNLITTIIKMRAPGMTMMEVPVFTWTALCSNVLIVAAFPILTVTLALLSLDRYLDFHFFTNDAGGNPMMYVNLIWIWGHPEVYILVLPCFGVFSEVVATFTGKRLFGYKSMVYATVAITILSFLVWVHHFFTMGGGASVNAFFGVATMIISIPTGAKVFNWLFTMYKGRIQFTTPMYWTIGFMCTFVVGGMTGVLLAVPPADFVLHNSVFLIAHFHNVIISGVLFGCFAGLIYWWPKAFGFKLHEGLGRKAFWCWLVGFILAFMPLYVLGLMGMTRRLNHTENPAWHIYLIVAAIGVAIILLGIIFQVLQIMISIRDREKLRVVDGDSWGSGRTLEWSISSPPPFYNFAEVPHVRDHDSWWDMKQNGYVRRTEKFARIHMPKNTGTGFIIGMLCIPLGFALVWHIWWLAIAASVGVLAVAIAHSFNNDRDYYVSADEVQRVEDAYTRQLNAQEA